The following proteins are encoded in a genomic region of Methanoculleus oceani:
- a CDS encoding DUF2284 domain-containing protein, whose amino-acid sequence MRRSAVRSELEEEVGRLSSLARERGAEARRIAAHDVVVAEWVRFKCRFGCKGYGKHMSCPPYAPAPADTRRLLAEYSTAILLRFEGIPGHPDLKPGEIPLDFHPFFRDLILWVNSTVHLLEKTAFYDDFPKAFGFGGYPCIYCEHLHCVAEEHEGVVDESIRRLCRHMDLVRPTMEGAGIDVFSTARKAGWDLHVIPCRDLEYGKIEHGNITSIGLVLIE is encoded by the coding sequence TTGAGGCGAAGCGCAGTGAGAAGCGAACTTGAGGAAGAGGTTGGGAGGCTCTCCTCCCTCGCCCGGGAGCGCGGTGCGGAGGCACGGCGGATAGCGGCCCACGACGTCGTCGTTGCGGAATGGGTGCGGTTCAAGTGCCGGTTCGGGTGCAAGGGCTACGGGAAACACATGTCCTGCCCGCCGTATGCCCCCGCCCCCGCAGACACCCGGCGGCTGCTCGCCGAGTACAGCACCGCTATCCTCCTCCGGTTCGAGGGCATCCCCGGACACCCCGACCTCAAACCCGGGGAGATACCGCTCGACTTCCATCCGTTCTTCCGCGACCTCATCCTCTGGGTGAACTCGACGGTGCACCTCCTCGAAAAGACGGCGTTTTACGATGATTTCCCCAAGGCCTTCGGGTTCGGGGGATACCCCTGCATCTACTGCGAGCACCTGCACTGCGTCGCCGAGGAGCACGAGGGAGTCGTCGACGAGAGCATCCGCAGGCTGTGTCGGCACATGGACCTCGTCCGCCCGACGATGGAGGGCGCCGGGATCGACGTCTTTTCCACCGCCCGGAAGGCCGGGTGGGACCTGCACGTCATCCCCTGCAGGGACCTCGAGTACGGGAAGATCGAGCACGGCAACATCACCTCGATAGGGCTCGTCCTCATCGAGTGA